The following are encoded together in the Leptidea sinapis chromosome 29, ilLepSina1.1, whole genome shotgun sequence genome:
- the LOC126973447 gene encoding transmembrane emp24 domain-containing protein 5-like isoform X1 codes for MCHNILKMRYVFLITIFSVVFAYEKDITFSVQAGSTDCFYHKVLVNEIIDIEYQVIDSSHGDLDISFQLADPVGRVIVADYKKQENAHRHTSILEGDYRICFDNTFSTFSQKTVFFDLMIDSEDSVNKDYDDDKEMELGNPAETYMMRVSDIVESVIKLKENVSAARRLQELLSAHEARDRNLAEEMCARVLRWSMVQIVLMLIIGFIQVYFVKSLFEDPKSRSFKKLVPNFMSQ; via the exons atgtgccataatatactaaaaatgcgctacgtatttttaattacaatatttagtgTAGTTTTTGCATACGAGAAGGATATAACATTTTCTGTTCAAGCTGGTAGTACGGACTGCTTTTATCATAAAGTGTTAgtaaatgaaataattgataTAGAATATCAG gtgATAGATTCTTCACATGGAGACCTGGACATATCCTTTCAATTGGCGGACCCAGTTGGCAGGGTGATTGTCGCTGATTACAAGAAGCAAGAGAATGCACACAGACATACATCCATACTGGAAGGAGACTACAGAATATGCTTTGATAACACCTTCAGTACATTTAGCCAAAAGACT GTGTTTTTTGATCTGATGATCGATAGCGAGGACTCGGTAAACAAAGACTATGATGACGATAAAGAAATGGAATTGG GTAATCCTGCAGAGACGTACATGATGCGCGTGAGTGACATTGTGGAGTCGGTTATCAAGCTGAAGGAGAACGTGTCTGCTGCACGGCGGCTGCAGGAGCTGCTGTCGGCACACGAGGCGAGGGACAGGAACCTCGCGGAGGAGATGTGCGCCAG gGTACTGAGGTGGTCGATGGTGCAAATAGTACTGATGTTGATAATAGGATTTATTCAG gTTTACTTCGTCAAGAGTCTCTTCGAGGACCCAAAGAGTCGTAGCTTTAAGAAACTAGTTCCTAACTTTATGTCCCAGTGA
- the LOC126973447 gene encoding transmembrane emp24 domain-containing protein 5-like isoform X2 — protein sequence MCHNILKMRYVFLITIFSVVFAYEKDITFSVQAGSTDCFYHKVLVNEIIDIEYQVIDSSHGDLDISFQLADPVGRVIVADYKKQENAHRHTSILEGDYRICFDNTFSTFSQKTVFFDLMIDSEDSVNKDYDDDKEMELETYMMRVSDIVESVIKLKENVSAARRLQELLSAHEARDRNLAEEMCARVLRWSMVQIVLMLIIGFIQVYFVKSLFEDPKSRSFKKLVPNFMSQ from the exons atgtgccataatatactaaaaatgcgctacgtatttttaattacaatatttagtgTAGTTTTTGCATACGAGAAGGATATAACATTTTCTGTTCAAGCTGGTAGTACGGACTGCTTTTATCATAAAGTGTTAgtaaatgaaataattgataTAGAATATCAG gtgATAGATTCTTCACATGGAGACCTGGACATATCCTTTCAATTGGCGGACCCAGTTGGCAGGGTGATTGTCGCTGATTACAAGAAGCAAGAGAATGCACACAGACATACATCCATACTGGAAGGAGACTACAGAATATGCTTTGATAACACCTTCAGTACATTTAGCCAAAAGACT GTGTTTTTTGATCTGATGATCGATAGCGAGGACTCGGTAAACAAAGACTATGATGACGATAAAGAAATGGAATTGG AGACGTACATGATGCGCGTGAGTGACATTGTGGAGTCGGTTATCAAGCTGAAGGAGAACGTGTCTGCTGCACGGCGGCTGCAGGAGCTGCTGTCGGCACACGAGGCGAGGGACAGGAACCTCGCGGAGGAGATGTGCGCCAG gGTACTGAGGTGGTCGATGGTGCAAATAGTACTGATGTTGATAATAGGATTTATTCAG gTTTACTTCGTCAAGAGTCTCTTCGAGGACCCAAAGAGTCGTAGCTTTAAGAAACTAGTTCCTAACTTTATGTCCCAGTGA